One stretch of Puniceicoccus vermicola DNA includes these proteins:
- a CDS encoding response regulator, with protein MKSHFQETLSQNARLAQPSSKEELASSTEEEKANPEDYGEIRVLIVDDMPTNRKVLQHLIKKLGAQPETCASGEEALQLNSKNLYHLILLDLHMPTMSGFEVGEKIISKRSGQLPLVVAQTADETPQACDRTNGIGFDGHLTKPIRPPKVSDILQTIKGKHLSR; from the coding sequence ATGAAATCCCATTTTCAGGAAACCCTCAGCCAAAATGCTCGCTTGGCCCAGCCAAGCAGCAAGGAGGAACTGGCGTCTTCAACGGAAGAGGAAAAGGCCAATCCTGAGGACTATGGTGAAATACGGGTCCTTATCGTCGATGATATGCCGACGAATCGCAAAGTTCTCCAACATCTCATTAAGAAGCTCGGTGCCCAACCGGAGACTTGCGCAAGCGGAGAAGAAGCTCTCCAACTCAACTCCAAAAATCTTTACCACTTGATTCTTCTCGACCTCCATATGCCCACGATGAGCGGGTTTGAGGTCGGTGAAAAAATCATTTCCAAGCGCTCGGGTCAGCTACCTCTGGTCGTCGCTCAAACTGCCGACGAAACTCCACAAGCCTGCGACCGCACCAACGGGATCGGATTTGACGGACACCTCACCAAACCCATCCGTCCGCCCAAGGTTTCGGACATCCTCCAAACCATCAAAGGAAAACACCTTTCAAGATAG
- a CDS encoding LysM peptidoglycan-binding domain-containing protein, with amino-acid sequence MDRRQFCQLVSAGITTGALGLWPLRSFAASAGTYTVRKGDTLSGIAKQFGTSVQSLRYENGINGDLIRVGDVLQLPGGGGDMLTEVRRVSEPKRGGLRTWRYIVAHHSGVDTGNAEIYGNYHRNKVGMRNGLAYHFVIGNGSKSGDGEIEIGPRWDRQLNGGHVKSAEVNNHGVGICLVGNFQNGRPSPRQIAALTSLSGYLRELIPNRTKYAVHKEIDGRNHTVCPGRYFPTSQMHEKFPDEW; translated from the coding sequence ATGGATCGTCGTCAATTTTGCCAGCTAGTGAGTGCCGGAATTACTACCGGTGCGCTCGGGCTATGGCCGTTGAGATCCTTCGCTGCGTCGGCGGGCACCTATACGGTGCGCAAAGGCGACACTCTTTCGGGCATCGCTAAGCAGTTCGGCACTTCAGTGCAATCGCTGCGATATGAGAACGGTATCAACGGGGACCTGATACGAGTGGGCGATGTTTTGCAGTTACCCGGTGGCGGTGGAGATATGCTAACCGAGGTGCGCCGGGTTTCCGAACCCAAGCGGGGCGGCCTGCGGACCTGGCGTTACATTGTGGCGCACCACTCAGGCGTAGACACCGGGAATGCGGAGATTTACGGCAACTACCATCGAAATAAGGTCGGGATGCGTAACGGACTGGCCTATCACTTTGTCATCGGCAACGGCTCCAAGTCGGGAGACGGTGAGATTGAGATTGGGCCGCGTTGGGATCGTCAGCTCAATGGGGGTCATGTGAAGAGTGCCGAAGTGAACAATCACGGGGTGGGAATATGCCTAGTGGGGAACTTTCAGAATGGCCGTCCGAGCCCTCGGCAGATTGCAGCTTTGACCTCTTTGAGTGGATACCTTCGGGAGCTGATTCCGAACCGAACCAAATATGCGGTCCATAAGGAAATCGATGGTCGCAATCATACGGTCTGCCCGGGTCGCTATTTCCCAACCTCTCAGATGCATGAGAAATTTCCCGACGAGTGGTGA
- a CDS encoding cytochrome c oxidase assembly protein, with amino-acid sequence MTLHWHTEPLLLAGLLIPAWLYALWIGPFRPSGATVPVWRVVCFFTALILSYLAVGSPLDQIGEDYLFSVHMIQHLILMYVTPVLSIIGLPPELLDQFLNRHPGLVQFLRKILNPVVTGAIFSLTFSLWHVPSLYEAALANKTIHIVEHITIWVPGLGIAWNLFSPSKVLPTVSYPGRLLMLFILMIAQLPVFGILTMSGNVLYPTYEWAPRIIDLSPIDDQVLGGLFMKVGGMLFVLPIFGYCFYQWSKTTQSDEMEIDPNPSSPQTEK; translated from the coding sequence ATGACCCTCCACTGGCATACCGAACCCCTCCTGCTGGCCGGACTCCTGATTCCCGCTTGGCTATACGCCCTGTGGATCGGACCGTTTCGCCCCTCGGGTGCCACCGTTCCTGTATGGAGAGTCGTCTGCTTTTTTACCGCGCTGATTCTCAGCTATCTCGCGGTTGGATCACCACTGGATCAAATCGGGGAAGATTACCTGTTCTCCGTCCACATGATTCAGCACTTGATCCTGATGTATGTGACCCCCGTGCTTTCCATCATCGGCCTTCCTCCCGAGCTTCTGGACCAATTTCTCAATCGGCATCCGGGCCTGGTTCAATTCCTCCGTAAAATTCTCAATCCGGTGGTCACGGGAGCCATTTTCTCCCTCACGTTCAGCCTCTGGCACGTTCCCTCCCTGTATGAAGCCGCTTTAGCGAACAAGACGATCCATATCGTCGAGCACATAACAATCTGGGTTCCCGGATTGGGAATCGCCTGGAACCTCTTCTCCCCCTCCAAAGTTCTCCCCACTGTCAGCTATCCGGGACGGCTGTTGATGCTTTTCATCCTCATGATCGCCCAGCTTCCAGTTTTCGGCATCCTGACCATGTCCGGCAATGTGCTCTACCCAACCTATGAATGGGCTCCCCGAATCATCGATCTGAGCCCGATCGACGATCAGGTGCTCGGAGGACTTTTCATGAAAGTGGGAGGAATGCTTTTCGTTCTCCCGATTTTCGGCTATTGTTTTTACCAATGGTCGAAGACGACACAATCCGACGAGATGGAGATCGATCCCAACCCGTCCTCCCCCCAGACCGAAAAGTAG
- a CDS encoding transposase has translation MRRKRIQLEGQTAYYHVMSRTVNGEALFGDREREVLRKMIWQVADFSGIRVVTYAVMKNHFHILVEVPAEVNISDAELVRRYRRLYPKPTPWNPMPAEVLEEHLRENTSEGRDLRKSLLRRMGDVSWMMKTLKQRFAMWFNRSRDRFGPLWCERFKSVLVEGDRWALRTVAVYIDLNAVRAGLVEDPKDYRFCGYAEALGGGRMARGGLSVVDKDLAGYRQTLYGAGAGEKDEKKSISREEAVRVLEEEKGKLPLSVVLRCRVRYFTDGMVLGSPSFVEAQVQGGPGKRPKRVHAMTGTDWGGLAVGTGLRSKLFR, from the coding sequence ATGAGAAGAAAACGGATTCAGCTCGAGGGACAAACGGCCTACTACCATGTGATGAGCCGGACGGTGAATGGGGAGGCTCTCTTTGGGGACCGTGAGAGGGAGGTTTTGCGGAAGATGATCTGGCAGGTGGCTGATTTCTCGGGGATTCGGGTGGTTACTTACGCAGTGATGAAGAACCACTTCCATATCCTAGTGGAAGTGCCGGCGGAGGTTAATATTTCGGATGCGGAGTTGGTGCGTCGGTATCGTCGGCTTTATCCGAAGCCTACGCCTTGGAATCCCATGCCGGCGGAGGTTTTAGAGGAGCATCTTCGGGAGAATACTTCGGAAGGGAGGGATTTGCGGAAGAGCCTTTTGCGCCGGATGGGGGATGTTTCCTGGATGATGAAGACTCTGAAACAGCGTTTTGCGATGTGGTTCAATCGGTCGCGGGACCGTTTTGGACCGCTTTGGTGTGAGCGGTTTAAGAGTGTTCTGGTGGAAGGGGATCGTTGGGCTTTACGTACGGTGGCTGTCTATATCGACTTGAACGCGGTTCGGGCGGGGTTGGTTGAGGATCCTAAGGATTACCGGTTTTGTGGGTATGCCGAGGCGCTCGGTGGAGGCCGGATGGCTCGGGGTGGGCTTTCGGTTGTGGACAAGGATTTGGCCGGGTATCGCCAGACTTTGTATGGAGCCGGGGCCGGGGAGAAGGATGAGAAGAAGTCGATCTCTCGGGAAGAAGCGGTGCGGGTGTTGGAAGAGGAGAAGGGGAAATTGCCTCTGTCGGTGGTTTTGCGGTGCCGGGTGCGGTATTTTACGGATGGGATGGTGCTGGGATCGCCCTCGTTTGTGGAGGCGCAGGTTCAGGGAGGTCCGGGGAAGCGTCCCAAGCGGGTGCATGCGATGACCGGGACTGATTGGGGTGGTTTGGCGGTTGGGACTGGACTGCGATCCAAGCTGTTTCGTTAG
- a CDS encoding cryptochrome/photolyase family protein: MPAPKPILLWFRKDLRLRDNAALAAAMDAGREIIPVFIWDDEGEGNWTPGAASRLFLQRALESLKKDLEEHRLKLVLRKGDSQKALEKLLEETGAMGVYWNRRYDPAAVQRDSEIKRWLREKEWEAESFNSSLLYEPWEVSTQQGKPFQVYTPFWKRVGALDRPTPIEVDLRKLRVPESFPETDSVASLGLVPDHPWVEKVDRYWKVGEASAEKILSDFLEDAVDDYKEARDFPAQHGTSRLSAYLHWGLIGPRQIWEAIVEAGREKSSGGQCFISEIGWREFAYHVLYHFPDTPESPLREKYEDFPWEEDEEVLQRWQRGKTGYPIVDAGMRQLWEEGWMHNRVRMIVGSLLVKHLLHSWSHGARWFWDCLVDADLASNTLGWQWSGGCGADAAPYFRVFNPMTQGKKFDPEGDYVRRYVPELADLPTKVIHEPWEASEEVLREAGVRLGDNYPNPIIEHKKGRERALAAFEKVKG, from the coding sequence ATGCCTGCACCCAAGCCTATTCTTCTCTGGTTTCGAAAAGATCTTCGGTTACGCGATAACGCCGCCCTTGCTGCCGCGATGGATGCGGGTCGAGAGATCATTCCTGTATTCATTTGGGATGACGAGGGAGAAGGGAATTGGACGCCGGGAGCTGCCTCGCGGCTCTTTCTGCAGAGAGCGTTGGAGTCTTTGAAGAAGGATTTGGAGGAGCATCGTCTGAAGTTGGTTCTGCGGAAAGGGGACAGTCAAAAAGCGTTGGAGAAACTGCTGGAGGAGACGGGGGCTATGGGGGTTTATTGGAATCGTCGGTACGATCCTGCTGCCGTTCAGCGTGATTCTGAGATAAAGCGATGGCTTCGCGAAAAGGAATGGGAGGCGGAGAGTTTCAATTCCTCCCTTCTTTATGAACCGTGGGAAGTGTCGACGCAGCAAGGCAAACCATTCCAGGTCTATACTCCCTTCTGGAAGAGAGTTGGCGCCCTCGATCGTCCCACTCCTATCGAGGTGGATTTGCGTAAATTGCGAGTGCCGGAGAGTTTTCCCGAGACGGACTCCGTCGCCTCTTTGGGGCTCGTCCCCGATCATCCTTGGGTTGAGAAAGTCGACCGCTACTGGAAGGTGGGAGAAGCTTCGGCGGAGAAGATTCTATCGGACTTTTTGGAGGATGCTGTTGATGACTACAAGGAAGCGCGGGATTTCCCTGCTCAGCACGGAACTTCGCGTCTCTCGGCCTATCTTCACTGGGGATTGATCGGGCCGCGGCAGATTTGGGAGGCGATCGTGGAAGCCGGGAGAGAGAAGTCCTCAGGAGGGCAGTGCTTCATCTCCGAGATTGGCTGGCGTGAATTTGCTTATCACGTTCTGTACCACTTTCCCGATACGCCGGAGAGTCCACTGCGGGAGAAGTATGAAGATTTTCCTTGGGAAGAAGACGAGGAGGTTTTGCAGAGATGGCAGCGCGGGAAGACAGGGTATCCTATTGTCGATGCAGGCATGCGACAGCTCTGGGAAGAAGGGTGGATGCATAATCGGGTGCGAATGATTGTCGGCTCGCTCCTCGTGAAGCATCTGCTGCATTCCTGGTCTCACGGAGCCCGTTGGTTCTGGGATTGTCTGGTCGATGCTGATTTGGCCTCGAACACTCTTGGTTGGCAGTGGTCCGGAGGATGTGGGGCAGACGCGGCACCCTATTTCCGGGTTTTCAATCCGATGACCCAAGGCAAGAAATTCGATCCGGAGGGGGACTACGTGCGTCGCTACGTGCCGGAGCTGGCCGATTTGCCCACGAAGGTGATTCATGAACCGTGGGAAGCTTCCGAGGAGGTTCTCAGGGAGGCCGGGGTGCGTCTCGGAGACAATTATCCGAATCCGATCATCGAACATAAAAAAGGGCGCGAACGGGCCCTGGCGGCCTTCGAGAAAGTAAAGGGGTGA
- the gdhA gene encoding NADP-specific glutamate dehydrogenase, with protein sequence MIHYLESVLDIVRKRNHSEPVFIQAVEEVLPSLEPVIAEHPEIESLNLLERVCEPERQFIFRVAWQDDAGDVHVNRGFRVGFSSALGPFKGGLRFHPTVNLGVIKFLAFEQIFKNSLTGLSLGGGKGGSDFDPRGRSDRDVMRFCQSFMTELHRHIGHQTDVPAGDIGVGSREIGYLFGQYKRLTNRYEMGVITGKDASWGGSLARKEATGYGCVYFAEAMLAEREESLEGKTAVVSGSGNVALYTIQKLQQKGARVISCSDSDGSLHAPEGVDFDCLKSLKEIERDRLSNYPTSRGGVEFRSGQNVWDIPCDMAFPCATQNELSAEDAEKLIENGCKMVCEGANMPCEPGAVARFHEEGILFGPAKAANAGGVAVSALEMRQNASLEHWTFAEVDTMLQDIMKGIHQRCKNFAGIYATPENYQVGANIGGFVRVVQSMRAFGLS encoded by the coding sequence ATGATCCACTACCTCGAATCTGTTCTCGATATCGTCCGGAAGCGTAATCATAGCGAGCCGGTCTTCATTCAAGCGGTTGAAGAAGTTTTACCTTCTCTGGAACCGGTGATTGCGGAGCATCCGGAGATCGAATCGTTGAATCTTTTGGAGCGGGTCTGCGAGCCCGAGCGGCAGTTCATTTTTCGAGTGGCTTGGCAGGACGATGCGGGGGATGTTCATGTGAATCGAGGGTTTCGCGTTGGATTTAGCAGTGCACTGGGCCCGTTCAAGGGTGGGTTGCGGTTTCACCCGACGGTGAATCTGGGCGTGATTAAGTTCTTGGCCTTTGAGCAGATTTTCAAAAATAGCCTGACGGGGCTTTCTCTCGGCGGGGGAAAAGGTGGCTCAGACTTTGATCCTCGAGGGAGGTCGGATCGTGATGTGATGCGTTTCTGTCAAAGTTTTATGACGGAGTTGCACCGTCATATCGGGCATCAGACCGATGTCCCGGCTGGGGATATCGGTGTGGGGAGCCGCGAAATTGGGTATTTGTTTGGACAGTACAAGAGGTTGACGAATCGTTACGAAATGGGGGTGATCACCGGAAAAGATGCTTCTTGGGGTGGATCTTTGGCTCGGAAGGAAGCCACAGGGTATGGATGCGTCTACTTCGCGGAAGCGATGCTGGCCGAGAGAGAGGAATCTCTTGAAGGGAAAACTGCGGTGGTTTCCGGATCGGGGAATGTGGCGCTCTACACCATTCAGAAACTTCAGCAGAAGGGAGCGCGGGTGATTTCCTGTTCTGACTCGGATGGATCGCTCCATGCTCCGGAGGGAGTTGATTTTGATTGTTTGAAGAGTTTGAAGGAGATTGAGCGTGATCGCCTCTCCAACTATCCGACAAGTCGAGGCGGCGTAGAATTCCGTTCGGGGCAGAACGTCTGGGATATTCCCTGCGACATGGCTTTTCCTTGCGCCACCCAAAACGAGTTATCGGCAGAGGATGCGGAGAAATTGATCGAGAATGGCTGTAAAATGGTTTGCGAGGGCGCGAACATGCCTTGTGAGCCGGGTGCGGTCGCCCGTTTCCACGAGGAGGGCATCCTCTTCGGTCCGGCGAAGGCGGCCAATGCTGGCGGGGTGGCAGTGTCCGCTCTGGAGATGCGCCAGAATGCCTCTTTGGAGCACTGGACTTTCGCTGAGGTCGATACCATGTTGCAGGATATTATGAAGGGGATTCATCAGCGCTGTAAGAACTTTGCCGGGATTTATGCCACCCCGGAGAATTATCAAGTAGGTGCGAATATCGGGGGATTCGTTCGGGTGGTTCAGTCGATGCGAGCCTTCGGATTGTCCTAG
- a CDS encoding aminotransferase class V-fold PLP-dependent enzyme, whose translation MESSTKFPDFDLQAVRADFPVLAREKYGRPLVYFDNAASTQKPQCVIDRIARFYSYGYSNIHRGLHFLSEEATADYEAARSTVADFLGAASPDEIVFTRNATESINLVASTFLADHVPTGSSIVLTVMEHHANIVPWQLAAEKLGLKVRPVKITPSGEVDREDFRKALDENAGMVVFCHVSNSLGTINPAKEMASEAKAKGLPVLIDGAQAAPHIPVNVQDLDCDFYAFSGHKVFGPTGIGVLYGKAERLASLPPYQGGGDMIERVSFEGTTFAPPPARFEAGTPHIAGAIGLAEAIRYCKKLGYAAMEAQEQALLAKATAGLREISGVRIVGEAPNKVGVASFVVDGVHPHDLATFLDRDGVAVRAGHHCTMPLLEFLGLTATTRASFAFYNDLQEVDVFLESLQKTIDLLR comes from the coding sequence ATGGAGTCTTCCACCAAATTTCCGGATTTCGATTTGCAGGCAGTCCGAGCGGATTTTCCGGTTCTTGCGCGGGAAAAGTATGGCCGTCCGCTCGTTTATTTTGACAACGCGGCTTCGACCCAGAAGCCGCAATGCGTGATCGACCGGATTGCCCGGTTCTACTCCTACGGGTATTCCAATATCCACCGCGGTCTCCATTTTCTCAGTGAAGAGGCTACGGCAGACTATGAAGCGGCACGGTCAACGGTAGCGGATTTCCTGGGAGCAGCGTCTCCAGACGAGATCGTTTTCACTCGCAATGCGACGGAGTCGATCAATCTGGTAGCGTCGACATTTCTCGCCGATCACGTGCCGACGGGATCGTCCATCGTCCTCACGGTGATGGAGCATCACGCCAATATCGTTCCCTGGCAGCTGGCCGCAGAGAAACTGGGGTTGAAGGTTCGACCCGTGAAGATCACGCCTTCGGGTGAGGTGGATCGGGAGGATTTCCGGAAAGCCTTGGATGAGAACGCGGGGATGGTGGTATTTTGCCATGTCTCGAATTCCCTGGGGACGATCAACCCGGCGAAGGAGATGGCTTCGGAGGCGAAAGCCAAGGGGTTACCAGTGCTTATCGACGGAGCTCAAGCTGCGCCCCATATTCCGGTGAATGTTCAGGATCTTGACTGCGATTTTTATGCCTTTTCAGGGCACAAGGTTTTTGGCCCGACCGGAATCGGAGTTCTCTACGGAAAGGCGGAACGGCTGGCATCTCTCCCTCCCTATCAGGGCGGGGGCGACATGATCGAACGGGTTTCGTTCGAGGGGACGACCTTCGCGCCGCCTCCGGCTCGTTTTGAGGCCGGTACTCCCCACATCGCGGGAGCGATCGGGCTTGCCGAGGCGATCCGGTATTGCAAGAAGTTGGGCTACGCGGCGATGGAGGCTCAGGAGCAGGCCTTATTGGCCAAAGCGACTGCCGGATTGCGTGAAATTTCCGGGGTCCGGATTGTTGGGGAGGCTCCGAACAAAGTCGGCGTGGCCTCTTTTGTCGTAGATGGGGTGCATCCGCATGACCTCGCCACATTCCTGGACCGGGACGGTGTGGCGGTGCGGGCCGGACATCATTGCACCATGCCGCTGCTCGAGTTTTTGGGGCTCACCGCCACGACGCGTGCCTCCTTTGCGTTCTACAACGATCTGCAGGAGGTGGATGTTTTTCTCGAAAGCCTCCAGAAAACGATCGATCTCCTGCGTTAG
- a CDS encoding DUF983 domain-containing protein — MPLWGFRLSPECPYCGLRFQEESGVTLGTTVVGYVLVVLFVVCPILLMISLGWIPAWLAISLGVVFSFLLPALIYPVLLRITLATWFGFHPDAFNQEHEPAESPHS, encoded by the coding sequence ATGCCCCTATGGGGATTCCGACTGAGTCCCGAATGCCCTTATTGCGGACTGCGCTTCCAGGAAGAAAGTGGAGTCACGCTGGGGACGACCGTCGTCGGCTATGTCTTGGTGGTCCTCTTCGTAGTCTGCCCCATCCTGCTGATGATCTCCCTCGGCTGGATTCCAGCCTGGCTGGCCATTTCGCTGGGAGTGGTCTTTTCTTTTCTACTCCCCGCTCTGATCTACCCAGTCCTCCTCCGGATCACTCTCGCAACATGGTTCGGATTTCATCCCGATGCCTTCAATCAAGAACATGAACCCGCGGAATCCCCCCATTCCTGA
- a CDS encoding ATP-binding protein — MVDSHTFSLQGQLLHRELRELARPETVLSLFQVLESYQHALQSIDSPEEIIGLTTEYLQGIGMFRSMGFYLGDLNTGEWTDTRCEPKSLSEEISDFLREQMGNDRFKVALRQSRFVPISLTNSNLGKVAIFQRLYTQDTTHGIFVGILKSDIDTQVQTELSLLSFFLSEASNLLENLRLRGEIEKEKSLLENRVEERTVELSEAKEVAEASSRAKSEFLSVMSHELRTPMNGIIGFTNLLRDSELTEVQSEQLDRIDSCAEGLREIIDDILDYSKIESGRLDITSEPLSVRDLVESVLEVHAWPAVVNGNEVVSRFAPDVPRWILSDSSRLQQILSNLVSNAIKFTRKGEVTVQVTRADMPEIEDNPDLVGLRFEVADTGEGFDPDRKEDMFRPFIQGDSSDRRRHGGTGIGLAIVNRLVSLMGGTVEALSTVGEGATFSFSIIAYLTEPMEEAPRSPDLSGDRIVVYSASKPIRESLDSYLVHCGADSLSVDSVESARQALKESADLLVFDVSESPPTGMNALTSILSDFGANPPPVIAVGTVEIFEEEFRPIGKALVGRIVKPIREREIARILRVWKNADEDPAENVRSEKPDVDHQIAKKHPLSILVVDEKAISRKVLMMSLASFGYRADGVEAPDLARDAMRRRAYDLVFIGEEKSQPFSHEKVMTLKKFHSDEMGWPKPVSVYLCSAQPPETFSEEMESGLIQGVLRRPTRWHLLRELLSDHRG, encoded by the coding sequence ATGGTCGATTCCCATACATTCAGTCTTCAGGGCCAACTCCTTCACCGGGAGCTTCGCGAATTGGCGCGCCCGGAAACAGTGCTCTCTCTCTTTCAGGTTTTGGAGAGCTACCAGCATGCACTTCAGTCGATCGATAGCCCGGAAGAGATCATTGGTCTTACCACGGAGTATTTACAGGGTATCGGAATGTTTCGGTCGATGGGATTTTATCTTGGAGATCTGAATACAGGGGAGTGGACCGATACTCGCTGTGAGCCAAAATCCCTCAGTGAGGAGATCTCTGACTTCCTCAGGGAGCAGATGGGGAATGACCGGTTCAAGGTGGCCCTTCGACAGAGTCGGTTCGTCCCTATCTCTCTAACCAACTCCAATTTGGGGAAGGTCGCGATCTTTCAAAGGCTTTACACTCAAGACACGACGCACGGTATCTTTGTCGGGATCCTGAAATCGGATATTGATACCCAGGTGCAGACAGAGTTGAGCCTTTTGTCTTTCTTCCTTTCGGAAGCATCCAATCTTCTCGAAAATCTCCGATTGCGGGGGGAAATCGAGAAAGAGAAATCGCTTCTCGAGAATCGGGTGGAGGAACGGACGGTGGAGCTGAGTGAGGCCAAGGAAGTGGCCGAAGCGTCAAGTCGTGCAAAGAGCGAATTTTTGTCGGTGATGAGCCATGAGCTCCGAACCCCGATGAACGGGATCATCGGATTTACGAATCTTTTGCGAGATTCGGAGCTCACGGAGGTGCAGTCGGAGCAGTTGGACCGGATCGACTCCTGTGCGGAAGGTTTGCGGGAGATCATCGATGACATCCTCGATTATTCGAAAATTGAATCAGGTCGTTTGGATATCACTTCAGAGCCGTTATCGGTCCGCGATTTGGTTGAAAGTGTTCTTGAAGTCCATGCTTGGCCTGCGGTGGTGAATGGGAACGAGGTGGTTTCCCGCTTTGCTCCGGACGTCCCTCGCTGGATCCTTTCCGATAGCTCGCGGCTCCAGCAGATCCTTTCCAACTTAGTCAGCAATGCGATCAAGTTCACGCGCAAAGGCGAAGTCACCGTCCAGGTAACCCGGGCGGACATGCCGGAGATTGAGGATAATCCGGATCTGGTCGGTTTGCGTTTCGAGGTTGCGGATACGGGCGAAGGGTTCGATCCGGATCGGAAGGAAGATATGTTCCGACCCTTCATCCAAGGAGACTCATCGGATCGCCGGCGACATGGTGGCACAGGTATTGGTCTGGCGATTGTCAACCGGTTGGTCTCTCTCATGGGAGGGACGGTAGAAGCCTTATCGACCGTGGGGGAGGGGGCGACTTTCTCCTTTTCCATAATAGCGTATCTAACGGAGCCGATGGAAGAAGCACCGCGGTCTCCGGACCTTTCCGGCGACCGGATTGTGGTCTACTCGGCCTCCAAGCCGATCCGGGAAAGTCTGGATTCCTATTTGGTGCATTGTGGGGCTGATTCCTTGTCGGTCGATAGTGTGGAATCGGCTCGGCAAGCGTTGAAGGAGTCGGCTGATCTCTTGGTTTTCGATGTTTCAGAGAGTCCACCTACTGGAATGAACGCCTTAACTTCGATTCTTTCCGATTTCGGGGCGAATCCGCCTCCGGTTATCGCGGTGGGAACGGTTGAAATTTTTGAGGAAGAGTTCCGCCCTATCGGAAAAGCCTTGGTCGGGCGCATCGTGAAGCCGATCCGCGAGCGGGAAATCGCCCGTATCCTGCGGGTTTGGAAAAATGCGGATGAAGATCCGGCGGAGAATGTGCGATCTGAAAAGCCAGATGTGGATCACCAGATCGCGAAGAAGCATCCCTTGAGTATTCTGGTCGTGGACGAGAAGGCGATCAGTCGTAAGGTTCTGATGATGAGCTTAGCCTCTTTCGGATATCGCGCCGATGGGGTGGAAGCCCCTGATCTTGCGCGGGATGCGATGCGTCGGCGGGCGTATGATTTGGTTTTCATCGGCGAGGAAAAGTCCCAACCCTTCTCGCATGAGAAGGTCATGACTTTGAAGAAATTTCACAGCGATGAGATGGGATGGCCGAAGCCAGTCTCCGTCTATCTCTGCAGTGCTCAGCCCCCAGAAACTTTTTCGGAAGAAATGGAGAGCGGCTTGATTCAGGGCGTTCTTCGCCGCCCCACTCGGTGGCATCTGCTGCGAGAGTTGTTGTCGGACCACCGCGGTTAG